In Vibrio sp. 10N, the following proteins share a genomic window:
- the hflC gene encoding protease modulator HflC has translation MRKLMIPVLVVALALMLMSLFVIPEGERGIVIRFGRVLSDDNNVSRIYEPGLHFKMPLFDRVKTLDARIQTMDGRGDRFVTSEKKDVIINTYVKWKIEDFRQYYLATGGGNALTAEALLERKVTDVLRSEIGAREIKQIVSGPRNVDVLPDSADSEEVTTEAARQALEIDGERDKIMVNVLNDTRESAMTDLGVRVVDFRIKKINLPDEISESIYRRMRAERESVARRHRSQGREKAEVIRAQAELEVATLLAEADKTARVTRGGADAEAAAIYSAAYNKDPEFFSFLRSLSAYKTSFSDKSDILVLDPNSEFFRYMNDMNGATAK, from the coding sequence ATGCGTAAATTGATGATACCAGTATTAGTCGTTGCCTTAGCATTGATGCTGATGTCTTTGTTCGTTATCCCAGAAGGTGAGCGAGGAATCGTAATTCGATTCGGTCGTGTACTGAGTGATGACAACAATGTGTCTCGTATCTACGAGCCAGGCTTGCACTTCAAAATGCCACTGTTCGACCGTGTGAAGACGCTAGATGCGCGTATTCAGACTATGGACGGCCGTGGTGACCGTTTCGTAACGTCTGAGAAAAAAGACGTAATCATTAACACCTACGTTAAGTGGAAGATTGAAGATTTCCGTCAATACTACTTGGCAACAGGGGGCGGTAATGCGCTGACGGCAGAAGCGCTACTTGAACGTAAAGTGACTGACGTACTTCGCTCTGAAATTGGTGCGCGTGAAATCAAGCAAATCGTTTCAGGTCCACGTAACGTCGATGTACTACCAGACAGCGCTGATAGTGAAGAGGTGACTACTGAAGCTGCACGCCAAGCGCTAGAAATCGATGGTGAGCGTGACAAGATCATGGTCAACGTATTGAACGATACGCGTGAGAGTGCAATGACTGACTTGGGCGTTCGTGTTGTTGATTTCCGAATTAAGAAAATCAACCTACCGGATGAGATCAGTGAGTCGATTTATCGTCGTATGCGTGCTGAGCGTGAATCTGTAGCGCGTAGACACCGTTCTCAAGGTCGCGAGAAAGCAGAAGTTATCCGTGCACAAGCCGAGCTAGAAGTAGCGACGCTATTAGCGGAAGCGGACAAAACAGCTCGTGTTACACGAGGTGGTGCGGACGCAGAAGCGGCGGCTATTTACTCGGCGGCGTACAACAAAGATCCTGAATTCTTCAGTTTCTTGCGTTCGCTGAGTGCATACAAAACCTCTTTCTCAGATAAGAGTGACATCTTGGTTCTAGACCCGAACAGCGAGTTCTTCCGTTACATGAACGACATGAACGGCGCTACGGCTAAATAA
- the hflK gene encoding FtsH protease activity modulator HflK, with the protein MAWNEPGNNNGNNGRDKDPWGNNNRGDRNQGDRNSGGRDQGPPDLDEVFNKLSQKIGGKFGKRGGGGPSIGGGGSAIGFGVIALIAVVIWFFSGFYTISEGERGVVLRLGKFDRIVDPGLNWRPRFIDEYEPVNVQAIRSLRASGTMLTKDENVVSVSMDVQYRVSEPYKYLYVVTNADDSLSQATDSALRAVIGDSLMDSILTSGRQQIRQSTQETLNEIIDNYDMGLFIVDVNFQSARPPEQVKDAFDDAIAAREDEERFIREAEAYKNEVIPKATGRSERLKKEAQGYSERITNEALGQVAQFEKLLPEYQAAPEVTRNRLYLDTMEEVYSSTSKVLIDSESSGNLLYLPIDKLAGQEGTSKSRKPKETSVYEEIQLDPVTTDSSNSSNSRNNTTRQGRY; encoded by the coding sequence ATGGCGTGGAATGAGCCTGGTAATAATAATGGAAATAACGGCCGCGATAAGGACCCTTGGGGGAACAACAATCGCGGAGACCGTAATCAAGGTGACCGAAATAGCGGTGGCCGTGATCAAGGACCGCCTGATTTAGATGAAGTCTTTAATAAGCTGAGTCAAAAAATCGGTGGTAAATTTGGCAAGCGTGGTGGCGGTGGCCCATCCATTGGCGGCGGCGGTAGTGCAATTGGCTTCGGCGTAATTGCGTTGATCGCAGTAGTCATTTGGTTCTTTTCCGGCTTCTACACCATTAGCGAAGGTGAGCGTGGCGTCGTGCTTCGCTTAGGCAAGTTTGACCGCATTGTTGATCCGGGTCTGAACTGGCGTCCTCGCTTTATTGATGAGTATGAACCGGTAAACGTTCAGGCGATTCGCTCTTTGCGCGCCTCTGGTACGATGTTGACTAAAGACGAGAACGTTGTTTCTGTCTCAATGGACGTTCAATACCGTGTCTCTGAACCATACAAATACCTATACGTGGTGACCAACGCAGATGACAGCTTGAGTCAAGCAACCGACTCTGCTCTTCGTGCTGTAATTGGTGACTCATTGATGGATAGCATTTTGACCAGTGGTCGTCAGCAAATCCGTCAAAGCACTCAAGAAACGCTAAACGAAATTATCGATAACTACGATATGGGTTTATTTATCGTTGACGTCAACTTCCAGTCGGCACGTCCGCCTGAGCAAGTTAAAGATGCATTCGATGATGCGATTGCGGCTCGTGAGGATGAAGAGCGTTTCATTCGTGAAGCAGAGGCGTACAAGAACGAAGTTATTCCGAAAGCGACAGGTCGCTCTGAGCGTTTGAAGAAAGAAGCTCAAGGTTATTCTGAGCGCATTACTAATGAAGCGCTTGGTCAAGTAGCTCAGTTCGAAAAACTGCTACCTGAATACCAAGCGGCACCAGAAGTAACGCGTAATCGTTTGTACCTAGATACGATGGAAGAAGTGTACTCTAGCACCTCGAAAGTGCTTATCGACTCTGAGTCGAGCGGTAATCTTCTATATCTTCCAATTGACAAGTTAGCTGGTCAAGAGGGTACGTCGAAGTCACGTAAACCGAAAGAAACCTCAGTTTATGAAGAGATCCAGTTGGATCCAGTGACTACCGACTCGTCTAATAGCAGCAACTCGCGCAATAACACGACTCGTCAAGGGAGATACTAA
- the hflX gene encoding ribosome rescue GTPase HflX, producing the protein MFDRYESGEQAVLVHINFTQEGEWEDLSEFEMLVSSAGVNALQTVTGSRQSPHPKYYVGEGKAQEIAQTVQLTGADIVIFNHALSPAQERNLESLCKCRVLDRTGLILDIFAQRARTHEGKLQVELAQLRHISTRLIRGWTHLERQKGGIGLRGPGETQLETDRRLLRDRIKAILRRLEKVAKQREQGRRARSRAEIPTISLVGYTNAGKSTLFNRITEAGVYAADQLFATLDPTLRKIELADVGSAILADTVGFIRHLPHDLVAAFKATLQETQEADILLHVVDASDERFRENIQAVHDVLEEIDAHEVPTLVVMNKIDNLDGQRPRIERDDEGIPRTVWVSAMEGQGIELLFDALTERLASQMVQYQLRIPPMHQGRFRSTFFQMNCIQREEYDSEGNLLIDIRMQQVDWSRLEKREGAVLSGFIVT; encoded by the coding sequence TTGTTTGACCGTTATGAATCGGGTGAACAGGCTGTACTTGTTCATATCAACTTCACGCAAGAAGGTGAGTGGGAAGATCTCAGCGAATTTGAAATGCTGGTGTCATCTGCAGGTGTTAACGCGTTACAGACTGTAACGGGAAGCAGACAATCTCCTCACCCTAAGTACTACGTAGGGGAAGGAAAAGCCCAAGAAATCGCACAAACGGTGCAATTGACCGGTGCTGATATTGTGATTTTTAATCACGCCCTTTCCCCTGCCCAAGAGCGTAACCTTGAAAGTCTGTGTAAATGTCGAGTGTTGGATCGTACCGGTCTGATCCTCGACATTTTTGCCCAACGAGCCCGTACCCACGAAGGTAAGTTGCAAGTTGAGCTAGCACAGCTACGTCATATTTCGACAAGGCTGATCCGAGGTTGGACGCACCTTGAAAGGCAGAAAGGTGGTATTGGCCTGCGTGGTCCTGGCGAAACCCAGCTGGAGACTGACCGTCGATTGCTGCGTGATCGCATCAAAGCGATTTTGCGTCGCTTGGAGAAAGTTGCCAAGCAACGTGAGCAGGGCAGACGTGCAAGAAGTAGAGCCGAAATCCCAACGATTTCCCTGGTGGGCTACACCAATGCGGGCAAATCTACACTGTTTAACCGCATTACTGAAGCTGGGGTGTACGCAGCTGACCAGCTATTCGCAACCCTAGATCCCACACTAAGAAAGATTGAATTGGCGGACGTAGGTTCGGCAATTTTAGCGGACACGGTCGGATTTATCCGTCATCTTCCGCATGATCTTGTCGCTGCATTTAAGGCAACCTTGCAAGAAACGCAGGAAGCTGACATTTTGTTACATGTTGTCGATGCCAGTGATGAGCGTTTTCGTGAGAATATTCAAGCTGTTCATGACGTGCTAGAAGAAATTGACGCCCATGAGGTGCCAACTCTCGTCGTAATGAACAAGATAGATAATCTAGATGGCCAGCGTCCACGTATAGAACGTGACGACGAAGGTATTCCGAGAACCGTTTGGGTCTCTGCCATGGAAGGGCAAGGCATCGAACTGCTGTTCGACGCGCTCACAGAGCGTTTAGCAAGCCAAATGGTTCAGTATCAGCTACGAATTCCACCCATGCACCAAGGGCGTTTTCGCAGCACATTTTTCCAGATGAATTGTATTCAACGAGAAGAGTATGATTCTGAAGGTAACTTGTTGATTGATATTCGGATGCAACAAGTAGATTGGTCTAGACTTGAAAAAAGAGAAGGGGCAGTTTTGAGTGGCTTTATAGTTACTTAA